A window from Lachnoanaerobaculum umeaense encodes these proteins:
- a CDS encoding Dps family protein, which yields MKQELLAKMNAYLANQEIMYIKLHNMHWNLKGHGFFTLHSKLEEYYDQTADIIDEVAERILAKDALPIANLKEALEISKVKELPDKAINIDEAIRILTIDVEYWVNDSKEIVELADKEGDVVTADIFTGYVKEYEKTLWMLKAFAQN from the coding sequence ATGAAACAGGAATTACTTGCAAAAATGAATGCTTATTTAGCAAATCAGGAGATTATGTACATCAAACTACATAATATGCACTGGAATTTGAAGGGACACGGATTTTTCACTCTTCATTCCAAATTAGAGGAATATTATGATCAGACAGCCGATATTATTGATGAGGTAGCTGAGAGAATACTTGCTAAGGATGCTCTACCGATAGCTAACTTAAAAGAAGCGTTGGAAATTAGCAAGGTAAAGGAACTTCCGGACAAAGCCATCAACATTGACGAGGCTATTCGCATACTTACTATTGATGTTGAATACTGGGTAAACGATTCAAAGGAAATTGTGGAATTGGCTGATAAGGAAGGCGATGTTGTTACCGCAGATATTTTTACAGGCTATGTAAAAGAATATGAGAAGACATTGTGGATGCTTAAGGCATTTGCGCAAAACTAA
- the uvrA gene encoding excinuclease ABC subunit UvrA gives MDTKYIKIRGANEHNLKNISVDIPRGELVVLTGLSGSGKSSLAFDTIYAEGQRRYMESMSSYARMFLGQMEKPDVESIEGLSPAISIDQKSTNRNPRSTVGTVTEIYDYLRLLYARIGIPHCPCCGKEIHRQSIDQMVDRVLTLPEKTKFMILAPVVKGKKGRHEKVLESAKKSGYVRAMIDGNMYELSEEIVLEKNIKHSIDIVIDRLSVKENIEKRVTDSLEAALNLGGGYATIDVIDGEPMKFSQNFACPDCGISIDEVEPRTFSFNNPFGACPDCAGLGYTMEFDEDLMIPDKSLSINQGAIIVLGWQSSNDKKSFSNAMLRALAEKFNFSLDTPFEDYPKEIHDILIYGTTEQVDVAYTGQRGSGVYPVIFEGLIKNMEKRYRETFSQSAKEEYEQYMRIAPCKSCGGRRLKKEALAVTLGGKNIYDATDASITDFRNFIDSLELTKMQEAIGALILKEIRARVTFLIDVGLDYLSLTRATGTLSGGEAQRIRLATQIGSGLVGVAYILDEPSIGLHQRDNDKLLATLKHLRDIGNSVLVVEHDEDTMMEADYIVDIGPGAGSHGGEVVATGTAKEIMANPNSITGKYLSGEIKIPVPESRRTPTGWLKVKGAAQNNLKNINVDIPTGVMTCVTGVSGSGKSSLVNEIVYKALAKKLNRAHTIPGKYKSIEGTEQLDKVIAIDQSPIGRTPRSNPATYTGVFDMIRDLFAATQDAKMRGYKKGRFSFNVKGGRCESCSGDGIIKIEMHFLPDVYVPCEVCGGKRYNRETLEVKYKGKSIYDVLDMTVEEALTFFENVPTIARKIQTLYDVGLSYIKLGQPSTELSGGEAQRIKLATELSKRATGKTIYILDEPTTGLHFADVHKLVEILRRLSDSGNTVLVIEHNLDVIKCADYIIDIGPEGGAGGGEVVATGTPEEIANIEKSYTGKYVKRYLY, from the coding sequence AGAGGGACAAAGAAGATATATGGAGTCAATGTCTTCATATGCCAGAATGTTTCTGGGACAGATGGAAAAGCCCGATGTGGAAAGCATAGAGGGGCTGTCCCCTGCAATTTCAATAGATCAAAAGTCTACGAACAGAAACCCGAGGTCTACAGTGGGTACCGTTACGGAGATTTATGATTACCTCAGACTTTTGTATGCAAGAATAGGTATTCCTCATTGCCCTTGTTGCGGTAAGGAGATACATAGACAGAGTATTGATCAGATGGTAGATAGAGTGCTTACACTTCCTGAAAAGACTAAGTTTATGATACTTGCACCTGTGGTAAAGGGTAAAAAAGGAAGACATGAGAAGGTACTTGAAAGTGCCAAAAAATCAGGCTATGTACGTGCTATGATTGATGGAAATATGTATGAACTTAGTGAAGAGATAGTACTTGAAAAGAACATCAAGCACAGTATTGATATAGTAATAGACAGACTTTCGGTAAAGGAAAATATAGAAAAGAGAGTGACAGATTCTTTGGAAGCAGCTCTAAATCTTGGTGGAGGCTATGCAACTATTGATGTAATAGACGGTGAGCCTATGAAGTTTTCACAAAACTTTGCCTGTCCTGATTGCGGTATTTCAATTGATGAGGTGGAGCCGAGAACCTTTTCTTTTAACAATCCATTCGGAGCATGCCCTGACTGTGCGGGACTTGGATATACTATGGAATTTGATGAAGATCTGATGATTCCGGATAAATCACTTTCTATAAATCAGGGAGCCATAATAGTACTTGGATGGCAGAGCAGCAATGATAAGAAAAGCTTCAGTAATGCTATGCTAAGAGCACTTGCAGAAAAGTTTAACTTCAGTCTGGATACACCTTTTGAGGACTATCCGAAGGAAATACATGATATATTGATTTACGGTACTACTGAGCAGGTGGATGTAGCATATACCGGCCAGAGAGGTAGCGGAGTATATCCTGTTATATTTGAAGGTCTTATAAAGAACATGGAAAAGCGTTATAGAGAGACATTTTCACAGTCTGCCAAGGAAGAGTATGAGCAGTATATGAGAATAGCACCATGTAAGTCCTGTGGCGGAAGGAGACTTAAAAAAGAGGCTCTGGCTGTAACTCTTGGCGGAAAAAATATCTATGATGCTACAGATGCGTCTATTACCGATTTTAGAAACTTTATAGACAGCTTGGAGCTTACAAAGATGCAGGAAGCTATAGGTGCATTGATTTTAAAGGAGATCAGAGCAAGAGTTACATTCCTTATAGATGTAGGTCTTGACTATCTAAGCCTTACAAGAGCGACAGGTACACTTAGCGGCGGTGAAGCACAAAGAATAAGACTTGCTACTCAGATTGGTTCTGGGCTTGTAGGTGTGGCATATATTTTGGATGAGCCGAGTATCGGACTACATCAAAGGGATAATGATAAGCTGCTTGCGACATTGAAACATCTAAGAGATATAGGAAATTCAGTTTTGGTGGTGGAGCATGATGAAGACACTATGATGGAAGCCGACTACATAGTGGATATAGGTCCGGGAGCCGGAAGTCATGGCGGAGAAGTGGTAGCTACAGGAACTGCTAAGGAAATAATGGCAAATCCGAATTCAATTACCGGTAAGTATCTTTCAGGTGAGATAAAGATACCTGTACCGGAGAGCAGAAGAACACCTACAGGTTGGCTTAAAGTCAAAGGTGCGGCTCAAAATAATCTAAAGAATATAAATGTAGATATACCTACAGGAGTGATGACCTGTGTTACAGGTGTTTCAGGCTCAGGGAAGTCTTCTTTGGTAAATGAAATAGTATATAAGGCATTGGCTAAGAAGCTTAATCGTGCACATACTATCCCGGGTAAATATAAGTCAATAGAAGGTACAGAGCAGCTTGACAAGGTAATTGCAATAGACCAGTCACCGATAGGGAGAACTCCCAGATCAAACCCTGCCACATATACAGGTGTATTTGATATGATTAGAGACTTGTTTGCTGCAACTCAGGATGCAAAGATGAGAGGCTATAAGAAGGGCAGATTTAGTTTCAATGTAAAGGGTGGAAGATGTGAGAGTTGTTCAGGTGACGGTATCATAAAGATAGAGATGCATTTCCTACCTGATGTATATGTACCATGTGAAGTCTGTGGCGGAAAACGTTACAACAGAGAAACTTTGGAAGTAAAATATAAGGGAAAATCTATATATGATGTACTGGATATGACTGTGGAGGAGGCTTTAACATTTTTTGAGAATGTGCCTACTATAGCAAGGAAAATACAGACATTGTATGATGTAGGGCTTTCTTATATCAAACTTGGTCAGCCGTCTACAGAGCTAAGCGGTGGAGAGGCTCAGAGAATAAAGCTTGCAACTGAGCTTTCAAAGAGGGCTACAGGAAAGACTATTTATATCTTAGACGAGCCTACTACAGGTCTTCATTTTGCAGATGTACATAAACTGGTGGAGATACTTAGAAGACTCTCAGACAGTGGGAATACGGTACTTGTTATAGAGCATAATTTGGATGTTATAAAATGTGCCGATTATATAATAGATATAGGTCCCGAAGGCGGTGCAGGAGGTGGCGAAGTGGTAGCTACAGGTACACCTGAGGAAATAGCAAATATAGAAAAGTCATATACAGGAAAATATGTGAAGAGATATTTGTATTAA